From Diceros bicornis minor isolate mBicDic1 chromosome 17, mDicBic1.mat.cur, whole genome shotgun sequence, the proteins below share one genomic window:
- the VAMP1 gene encoding vesicle-associated membrane protein 1 isoform X5, with protein sequence MSAPAQPPTEGAEETAPGGGPPGSPPNVTSNRRLQQTQAQVEEVVDIMRVNVDKVLKRDEILSELDDRADALQVGASIFESSAAKLKRKYWWKNCKMMIMLGAICAIVVVVIVIYFFT encoded by the exons AT GTCTGCTCCAGCTCAGCCACCCACCGAAGGGGCAGAAGAGACTGCCCCAGGTGGGGGTCCCCCTGGCTCTCCTCCTAATGTGACCAGTAACAGACGACTACAGCAAACCCAGGCACAAGTGGAAGAG GTGGTGGACATCATGCGTGTGAATGTGGACAAAGTCCTGAAGAGGGACGAGATACTGTCAGAGCTGGATGACCGAGCTGACGCCTTGCAGGTGGGAGCATCAATATTTGAGAGCAGTGCTGCCAAGCTAAAGAGGAAATATTGGTGGAAAAACTGcaag ATGATGATCATGCTGGGAGCTATCTGTGCCATCGTCGTGGTAGTTATTGTAA
- the VAMP1 gene encoding vesicle-associated membrane protein 1 isoform X4 — protein sequence MSAPAQPPTEGAEETAPGGGPPGSPPNVTSNRRLQQTQAQVEEVVDIMRVNVDKVLKRDEILSELDDRADALQVGASIFESSAAKLKRKYWWKNCKMMIMLGAICAIVVVVIVKRYTRPKCEA from the exons AT GTCTGCTCCAGCTCAGCCACCCACCGAAGGGGCAGAAGAGACTGCCCCAGGTGGGGGTCCCCCTGGCTCTCCTCCTAATGTGACCAGTAACAGACGACTACAGCAAACCCAGGCACAAGTGGAAGAG GTGGTGGACATCATGCGTGTGAATGTGGACAAAGTCCTGAAGAGGGACGAGATACTGTCAGAGCTGGATGACCGAGCTGACGCCTTGCAGGTGGGAGCATCAATATTTGAGAGCAGTGCTGCCAAGCTAAAGAGGAAATATTGGTGGAAAAACTGcaag ATGATGATCATGCTGGGAGCTATCTGTGCCATCGTCGTGGTAGTTATTGTAA